The genomic DNA TCAGGTGGTGCGGCTAAGACGACAATTACACACAATCTTGGATACCACCTTGCTAAAAAACACCGTGTACTGCTTGTGGATATGGACCCACAGGCATCGCTAACAGCCTTTATGGGATTAGGGGAAGTCAAGCTTGAAACCGAGCAAACTATTTATGGTGCGATCGCTGAAGAAACTCCTCTTTATATATGGGAAAAACCAATTCACGGAATGCACCTTGTACCAACAAATATCCAATTAGCAGGTACGGAGCAAAAAATTTTCCATGACCTGACCATCGACAACCGCCAACGGCTCAAATTTGCGCTTTCAAATGTACTTGACCAGTATGATTATATTTTGATTGATTGTCCGCCTTCTCTAGGAATCCTAAGCATTATGAGCTTAGTAGCTGCTTCACACGTTATTATTCCTGTTGAAACGCAATATAAGTGCTATCTTGGCACCAACCAACTGCTAGAAACAATTGCCCGACTCAAAAAAGGAGGACACCAAAAATTACAAATTGCCTGTATAATTCCAACCAAATACGATAATCGTAATCTTCAAGACACAGGAATACTGGAAGAAATTAAACAACAGGTTGAAGGACGGATACACGTTACTGCCCCCATTCCTAAATCAACAGCTTTTCCTGACGCAACCCAGGCACATCTACCACTTGCACTCCACAAAAAAAACCACCCCGCAGTTAGCATACTCGAAGAAATTACAAAATACATCATTCAACTATGAGCCAAAGACGCGAACTAGAAAAACTAACCGGACTGGATAATTTATTTGGAGATGACGAAGAAAAATCTTTATCCGATTCGACTTTACCCTTATCTCAAATTATCCTTCCGCCAAGTCAGCCCCGTCGCTATTTTGACCCTGTAAAACTTAAATCGCTTGCCGATAGCATTAAGGAAGTGGGTTTATTAGAACCCATAGCTGTTAGAAAGATTCAAGAAGACAAGTATGAACTGATCGCTGGTGAACGCCGTCTCAAAGCTTGTGAAATTGCAGGATTTGAGGAAATTTCTGTATTCATTATTGAGTGCGACGAGAAAAAAGCTCGGAAACTCCGCTTAGTTGAAAACCTCCAAAGGGAAGATCTCAATACTTATGAAGAAACTATTGGAATTCTTGAACTACTTGCTGAAGAACTCGATATTGACCAAGAGACAGTAGTAAAGCTGCTTTATGATATGAATAATGAAATCAAAGGAAATTCTAACCATAACGTTATGGTTAGTGAAGAAGGACGAATCATACAAGATGTATTCTCGAAGTTAGGAAAAATTACTTGGCAGTCATTTGTAGCCAATCGTCTTCCTTTACTCAAACTCCATTTAGATATCCAAACTGCATTGCAAAAAGGCGAAATTGAATACACAAAAGCTAAGGAAATCAACCGGGTAAAAAATGATGATGAAAGACAGAAAGTTTTAAATAAAGCGATCGCAGAAGGTT from Chlorogloeopsis sp. ULAP01 includes the following:
- a CDS encoding ParA family protein translates to MSSTKIIATFNQSGGAAKTTITHNLGYHLAKKHRVLLVDMDPQASLTAFMGLGEVKLETEQTIYGAIAEETPLYIWEKPIHGMHLVPTNIQLAGTEQKIFHDLTIDNRQRLKFALSNVLDQYDYILIDCPPSLGILSIMSLVAASHVIIPVETQYKCYLGTNQLLETIARLKKGGHQKLQIACIIPTKYDNRNLQDTGILEEIKQQVEGRIHVTAPIPKSTAFPDATQAHLPLALHKKNHPAVSILEEITKYIIQL
- a CDS encoding ParB/RepB/Spo0J family partition protein; translation: MSQRRELEKLTGLDNLFGDDEEKSLSDSTLPLSQIILPPSQPRRYFDPVKLKSLADSIKEVGLLEPIAVRKIQEDKYELIAGERRLKACEIAGFEEISVFIIECDEKKARKLRLVENLQREDLNTYEETIGILELLAEELDIDQETVVKLLYDMNNEIKGNSNHNVMVSEEGRIIQDVFSKLGKITWQSFVANRLPLLKLHLDIQTALQKGEIEYTKAKEINRVKNDDERQKVLNKAIAEGLSLSEIRILVGNILQQQSESKPSSHNQEQKEKADKIYKALRKSKIWNDEKKLKKINKLFAQIEALLEEEKKNDPSLQQGSLVSDNSL